The following proteins are encoded in a genomic region of Spirosoma sp. SC4-14:
- a CDS encoding DUF1343 domain-containing protein: MKTIALFLAPLLLSFLFTTNLAEVTSQSRTTVSPQAAKPLMTGADQVSAYLPYLKGKRIGMVVNQTSIIGNKPSVDSLLSLGVNIVRIFGPEHGFRGNASNGAKVDDAVDSKTGIPIISLYGKNKKPSQEQLADIDLMVFDIQDVGCRFYTYINTLNHVMEACAEHKKELMILDRPNPNGFIIDGPILEKHLYSGIGMHPIPITHGCTIGEFAQMINGEGWGGLPGKNLCKLKIIKVANYTHDTPYTLPVMPSPNLNTQQSIMLYPSTCWFEGTIISQGRGTYMPFTVLGAPALKGIYSFSFKPVSIKGMSETPLHQDTECYGLDLRNYDTNIFRKTRQLNLQWLIELYKAYPNKAQFFDTNYSNQIGNFNFRSGNEALKKQIMAGVSEKEIRKSWEPGLSAYKQMRKKYLLYP; this comes from the coding sequence ATGAAAACAATCGCCCTCTTTTTAGCCCCGCTGCTGCTGAGTTTCCTGTTCACAACCAATCTCGCCGAAGTTACCAGCCAGTCACGAACTACAGTTTCGCCCCAAGCGGCCAAACCGCTCATGACGGGCGCTGATCAGGTATCGGCTTATTTACCGTATCTGAAAGGAAAACGGATTGGTATGGTGGTGAATCAGACTTCGATCATTGGCAATAAACCGAGCGTTGATAGTTTGCTGAGTTTGGGCGTAAATATTGTTCGAATCTTCGGACCCGAACACGGCTTTCGCGGCAATGCCAGTAACGGAGCCAAAGTAGACGATGCTGTCGATTCGAAAACTGGTATTCCAATTATTTCGCTGTACGGCAAGAACAAAAAGCCCTCGCAGGAACAACTAGCTGATATTGACCTGATGGTGTTCGATATTCAGGATGTGGGTTGTCGGTTTTATACCTACATCAACACGCTCAACCATGTAATGGAAGCCTGTGCCGAGCACAAAAAAGAGCTGATGATTCTGGACCGGCCCAATCCAAACGGGTTCATCATCGACGGGCCTATTCTGGAGAAACACCTCTATTCGGGTATTGGTATGCATCCCATTCCCATCACGCACGGCTGCACTATCGGCGAATTTGCGCAGATGATCAACGGTGAAGGCTGGGGTGGGCTGCCGGGTAAAAATCTATGTAAGCTCAAGATCATCAAGGTGGCTAATTACACCCACGATACGCCCTATACATTGCCCGTTATGCCATCGCCCAACCTCAATACCCAGCAGTCGATTATGCTTTATCCCAGCACCTGCTGGTTCGAAGGAACGATCATCAGTCAGGGACGGGGTACCTATATGCCATTCACCGTTTTGGGAGCACCGGCTCTGAAAGGTATTTATTCGTTTTCGTTTAAGCCAGTCAGTATCAAAGGGATGAGCGAGACACCACTGCATCAGGATACCGAATGTTATGGACTTGACCTACGGAACTACGACACCAATATTTTTCGAAAAACGCGCCAGCTTAACCTTCAGTGGCTGATCGAGTTATACAAAGCGTACCCCAACAAAGCTCAGTTCTTCGATACAAACTATAGTAATCAGATTGGCAATTTCAACTTCCGCAGCGGCAACGAGGCCCTTAAAAAACAAATTATGGCGGGCGTTTCGGAAAAAGAAATCCGCAAAAGCTGGGAGCCGGGTCTGTCGGCCTATAAACAGATGCGGAAGAAGTATCTGCTCTATCCGTGA
- a CDS encoding helix-turn-helix domain-containing protein, protein MNISLHLFDLIVILGIAQGLLYGILLLMKYGRYPSKQLLAFLLFVFCILSAKILLHTLGLWQNPHLRYFPLAFDLTIQPLLYLYVISLTQRNFAFKRVQLLHFVPTLLFMLHAVLVYSRTQTTDNLALKDQLAETLYFNTIKTVEDVLSVLAGIAYGVLSYRRLVRYRQWLFNSISNPAYPTYRWLRTMLVIMGGALLLLGVNLFLDTVGFNSRYFFHWQVFYVYLAANVYYLGITGYQQPPFEVAFDESVADPSPKRMLDTLKDEQILDLKNRIETAIEQDHVFLDPDLNLNSLAGHLNASPGVVSAVINSEFEKSFRRLINERRVDEVKRRLTDPAYKHLSILGIALETGFNSEASFYRIFKSVTGLSPRQYTAQNTPKTANENSQKLK, encoded by the coding sequence GTGAATATAAGCCTTCATCTCTTCGACCTTATTGTTATCCTGGGCATTGCGCAGGGATTGCTGTATGGTATCCTGTTGCTGATGAAGTATGGGCGTTATCCCAGCAAACAGTTGCTGGCTTTTTTGCTGTTTGTTTTCTGTATTCTTAGCGCCAAAATCCTATTGCATACGCTGGGGTTATGGCAAAATCCGCATCTGCGTTATTTTCCGCTGGCTTTCGATCTCACCATACAGCCGCTGCTTTACCTCTATGTGATCTCACTGACTCAACGGAACTTCGCGTTTAAGCGGGTACAGCTACTTCATTTTGTACCTACGCTGCTTTTCATGCTTCATGCCGTGCTGGTTTACAGTCGGACTCAGACGACGGATAATCTGGCACTAAAGGATCAACTCGCTGAAACGCTTTATTTCAATACGATTAAAACCGTTGAGGATGTATTATCGGTGCTGGCGGGCATTGCGTACGGAGTTCTAAGCTATCGTCGGCTGGTTCGTTACCGGCAATGGCTGTTTAATTCGATTTCCAATCCGGCTTACCCAACCTATAGGTGGCTGCGTACGATGCTGGTTATAATGGGTGGGGCCTTGCTGCTGCTTGGGGTGAATCTTTTTCTGGATACAGTTGGCTTCAACAGTCGCTATTTTTTTCACTGGCAGGTATTTTACGTGTATCTGGCCGCCAATGTGTATTACCTAGGCATTACCGGGTATCAGCAGCCACCGTTCGAGGTTGCGTTTGATGAATCGGTAGCCGATCCGTCGCCGAAACGTATGCTCGATACGCTGAAAGACGAGCAGATTCTGGACCTGAAAAATCGTATTGAAACCGCTATAGAGCAGGACCATGTTTTTTTAGACCCCGATCTTAACCTGAATAGTCTGGCTGGTCACCTGAATGCTTCACCGGGCGTTGTATCGGCGGTGATCAACAGCGAATTTGAGAAAAGCTTCCGTAGGCTGATTAACGAACGGCGCGTTGACGAGGTAAAACGTCGGCTGACCGATCCTGCCTATAAACATTTGTCGATACTGGGCATTGCGCTGGAAACGGGTTTTAATTCGGAAGCCAGCTTTTACCGGATTTTCAAATCCGTAACTGGGCTGTCGCCCCGGCAATACACGGCCCAAAATACTCCTAAAACCGCTAATGAGAACTCTCAAAAGCTAAAATGA
- a CDS encoding C10 family peptidase yields MHQVRFALFLVIISLSTVSAQLQEPVQKKGSYLLKTQWDQFGPYACYTPDNHVLGCWSTALAQIFYYHRLRPTGVVSYQCSKGYRIEDTLANHAVTWDQFATRIEPTTSELARNNVARFSYMTAEVIRKDFGTSQYLEMVNPVGQINAYFPCQAEFYVSFTEPIPIPKAQLDAIARKENIQHVLQRDEVMDLIRREIDAKRPVYFHFGNFTDYGHSTVIDGYRAEADTFWAHINYGSGGKRSGWYDLFKPIDVADDIKLHAFITVNPN; encoded by the coding sequence ATGCATCAGGTGCGCTTCGCTCTATTTCTGGTCATTATTTCGCTATCCACCGTATCAGCCCAATTGCAGGAGCCGGTTCAAAAGAAAGGTTCTTATCTGTTAAAAACTCAATGGGATCAGTTTGGTCCCTATGCCTGTTACACGCCCGACAACCATGTGCTGGGTTGCTGGAGTACGGCGCTAGCCCAGATTTTTTATTATCATCGGCTTCGGCCCACAGGCGTAGTTTCGTATCAATGTTCAAAAGGGTATCGAATTGAAGATACGCTGGCGAATCATGCTGTAACCTGGGATCAGTTTGCAACGCGTATTGAGCCGACTACTTCCGAACTTGCCCGGAACAATGTGGCCCGGTTTTCGTACATGACCGCCGAAGTGATTCGCAAAGATTTCGGGACGAGCCAGTATCTGGAAATGGTAAACCCTGTGGGGCAAATCAATGCGTATTTCCCTTGTCAGGCCGAGTTTTATGTATCGTTCACCGAGCCTATTCCGATACCGAAAGCCCAGCTAGACGCCATCGCCCGAAAAGAAAACATCCAGCATGTGCTGCAACGCGACGAGGTAATGGATCTGATTCGGCGCGAAATTGATGCGAAACGACCCGTGTATTTTCATTTTGGGAATTTTACTGACTACGGCCATTCAACAGTTATTGATGGCTATCGGGCTGAGGCCGACACGTTTTGGGCGCATATCAACTACGGTTCTGGTGGAAAGCGTAGCGGCTGGTACGATCTGTTTAAACCCATTGATGTCGCCGACGACATAAAACTCCACGCTTTTATCACCGTCAACCCGAATTAA